In the genome of Primulina eburnea isolate SZY01 unplaced genomic scaffold, ASM2296580v1 ctg652, whole genome shotgun sequence, one region contains:
- the LOC140821643 gene encoding uncharacterized protein isoform X1 gives MGNWYRLRRKLMLPVWCLLRVTFILTDQKLSTMIQPVTVGLRFTPTDSELMLHLNKMINKQPLSCDYIRSVDVYKYNPWELVDTNTSCGNDGLYFFTPRERKYLNGSRPNRAAGDGFWKATAAGKKICENNICIGLKNTLVFYQGKASEGKKTNWIMHEYTVIQPPRLPTGSMRLDDCVLCRIRERKPAAAASDSGKTIHETSENDNLTSHKRSRTESDQQHDVPAQHQQFQLRQPAGLPLMHQQYFQLRQPADLPLMHQQFFQLRQPADLPLMHQQFFQLRQPADLPLMHQQNQPALQYTSQQHGSSVPQQQQNQPGGELDYSARRRLEEIEHFLMSQQHGSTVPQLDYSARRRLEEIEHSLMDALENDDEGVLMDNEFGQLYLRDQILDLALL, from the exons ATGGGAAATTGGTATCGGTTGCGTCGAAAGTTGATGCTTCCAGTGTGGTGCCTGTTAAGGGTAACATTTATCCTGACGG atcaAAAACTCAGTACGATGATTCAGCCGGTCACGGTGGGGCTTCGTTTCACGCCCACAGACAGTGAACTCATGCTCCATCTAAACAAGATGATCAATAAACAGCCACTTTCATGCGACTATATCCGCAGCGTAGATGTTTACAAGTATAATCCGTGGGAGTTGGTCG ATACTAATACAAGTTGTGGGAATGATGGATTGTACTTTTTTACCCCGAGAGAGCGGAAGTATTTGAATGGCAGTAGACCGAACCGAGCCGCCGGTGACGGATTTTGGAAGGCGACGGCGGCTGGTAAAAAAATATGTgaaaataatatatgtattggATTGAAGAATACCTTGGTTTTTTACCAAGGGAAGGCCTCGGAGGGGAAGAAAACAAACTGGATAATGCACGAGTATACTGTTATCCAGCCTCCGAGACTTCCGACAGGATCTATGCGG CTAGATGATTGCGTTCTGTGCCGGATTCGTGAGAGAAAACCGGCCGCCGCCGCTTCTGATTCTGGTAAAACCATCCACGAGACTTCTGAAAATGACAACCTGACATCCCACAAGCGTTCGAGAACTGAATCTGATCAGCAGCACGACGTTCCAGCGCAACACCAGCAGTTTCAGCTGCGACAGCCGGCGGGTCTTCCGTTGATGCACCAGCAGTACTTTCAGCTGCGACAGCCGGCGGATCTTCCGttaatgcaccagcagttttttcAGCTGCGACAGCCGGCGGATCTTCCGttaatgcaccagcagttttttcAGCTGCGACAGCCGGCGGATCTTCCGTTAATGCACCAGCAGAATCAACCTGCTCTTCAATACACGAGTCAGCAGCACGGTAGTAGTGTTCCACAGCAACAACAAAATCAGCCTGGTGGAGAGCTCGATTATTCTGCCCGGAGAAGATTAGAAGAAATAGAACACTTTCTTATGAGTCAGCAGCACGGTAGTACTGTTCCACAGCTCGATTATTCTGCCCGGAGAAGATTAGAAGAAATAGAACATTCTCTTATGGACGCTCTGGAAAACGACGACGAAGGTGTACTGATGGACAACGAGTTTGGACAACTCTATCTTCGTGATCAAATCTTAGATTTAGCATTGCTGTAA
- the LOC140821643 gene encoding uncharacterized protein isoform X2 produces the protein MIQPVTVGLRFTPTDSELMLHLNKMINKQPLSCDYIRSVDVYKYNPWELVDTNTSCGNDGLYFFTPRERKYLNGSRPNRAAGDGFWKATAAGKKICENNICIGLKNTLVFYQGKASEGKKTNWIMHEYTVIQPPRLPTGSMRLDDCVLCRIRERKPAAAASDSGKTIHETSENDNLTSHKRSRTESDQQHDVPAQHQQFQLRQPAGLPLMHQQYFQLRQPADLPLMHQQFFQLRQPADLPLMHQQFFQLRQPADLPLMHQQNQPALQYTSQQHGSSVPQQQQNQPGGELDYSARRRLEEIEHFLMSQQHGSTVPQLDYSARRRLEEIEHSLMDALENDDEGVLMDNEFGQLYLRDQILDLALL, from the exons ATGATTCAGCCGGTCACGGTGGGGCTTCGTTTCACGCCCACAGACAGTGAACTCATGCTCCATCTAAACAAGATGATCAATAAACAGCCACTTTCATGCGACTATATCCGCAGCGTAGATGTTTACAAGTATAATCCGTGGGAGTTGGTCG ATACTAATACAAGTTGTGGGAATGATGGATTGTACTTTTTTACCCCGAGAGAGCGGAAGTATTTGAATGGCAGTAGACCGAACCGAGCCGCCGGTGACGGATTTTGGAAGGCGACGGCGGCTGGTAAAAAAATATGTgaaaataatatatgtattggATTGAAGAATACCTTGGTTTTTTACCAAGGGAAGGCCTCGGAGGGGAAGAAAACAAACTGGATAATGCACGAGTATACTGTTATCCAGCCTCCGAGACTTCCGACAGGATCTATGCGG CTAGATGATTGCGTTCTGTGCCGGATTCGTGAGAGAAAACCGGCCGCCGCCGCTTCTGATTCTGGTAAAACCATCCACGAGACTTCTGAAAATGACAACCTGACATCCCACAAGCGTTCGAGAACTGAATCTGATCAGCAGCACGACGTTCCAGCGCAACACCAGCAGTTTCAGCTGCGACAGCCGGCGGGTCTTCCGTTGATGCACCAGCAGTACTTTCAGCTGCGACAGCCGGCGGATCTTCCGttaatgcaccagcagttttttcAGCTGCGACAGCCGGCGGATCTTCCGttaatgcaccagcagttttttcAGCTGCGACAGCCGGCGGATCTTCCGTTAATGCACCAGCAGAATCAACCTGCTCTTCAATACACGAGTCAGCAGCACGGTAGTAGTGTTCCACAGCAACAACAAAATCAGCCTGGTGGAGAGCTCGATTATTCTGCCCGGAGAAGATTAGAAGAAATAGAACACTTTCTTATGAGTCAGCAGCACGGTAGTACTGTTCCACAGCTCGATTATTCTGCCCGGAGAAGATTAGAAGAAATAGAACATTCTCTTATGGACGCTCTGGAAAACGACGACGAAGGTGTACTGATGGACAACGAGTTTGGACAACTCTATCTTCGTGATCAAATCTTAGATTTAGCATTGCTGTAA